One window of Populus nigra chromosome 5, ddPopNigr1.1, whole genome shotgun sequence genomic DNA carries:
- the LOC133693836 gene encoding U3 snoRNP-associated protein-like EMB2271 — protein MNKNPRKRGGPPGRNKRGGSKFSMNRDPFFSNNKRRKKGEDEDIESEEEEELDGGMLNGGGESGEDEEDEELIPEETAEEKRQRIAKAVVENLRAREKELEGEEDEEGDREFEKEGERDSSVAKKLMQQQLEESGRLRRAIASRVQKPESVDGFEVLVKHRQSVTAVCLSDDDSKGFSASKDGTILHWDVDSGKAEKYQWPNDEILRSHGAKNPEGRATKHSRNVLALAVSTDGRYLASGGLDRHVHLWDTRTREHIQAFPGHKGPVSCLTFRKGSSELFSGSYDRSIKIWNVEDRAYMNTLFGHQSEVLTIDCLWQERVLAVGRDRSMQLFKVHDESRLIFRSSTSSLECCCFIDNSEFVSGSDDGNIELWSVQKKKPVYIVKNAHTLSTDVNNGELKDNGRNYNGHIASSWVSSIGVCRGSDLAASGAGNGSVRLWAVEGAGKGIRPLYDLPLTGFVNSLAFAKSGKFLLAGVGQEPRLGRWGHNSAARNGVAIQQLKLL, from the exons ATGAACAAGAATCCAAGGAAGAGAGGAGGCCCCCCGGGAAGAAACAAGAGGGGGGGCAGCAAGTTTTCTATGAATAGAGATCCCTTTTTCAGCAACAATAAAAGGCGTAAGAAGGGTGAGGATGAAGACATCGAAtccgaggaggaggaggagttgGACGGAGGAATGCTAAATGGTGGAGGAGAATCAGGGGAGGATGAAGAGGATGAGGAATTAATACCGGAGGAGACGGCGGAAGAGAAGAGGCAGCGGATTGCGAAAGCAGTGGTAGAGAATCTTCGAGCGAGAGAGAAGGAGCTTGAGGGTGAGGAGGATGAAGAGGGGGATAGAGAGTTTGAGAAGGAAGGTGAGAGGGATTCTTCTGTGGCTAAGAAATTGATGCAGCAACAGCTTGAAGAAAGTGGTCGCTTGAGAAGAGCCATTGCTTCTAG GGTTCAAAAGCCAGAGAGTGTCGATGGATTTGAAGTCCTTGTGAAGCATCGGCAATCTGTTACTGCTGTATGCCTTTCTGATGATGACTCGAAGGGCTTTTCTGCTTCCAAAGATGGCACAATTTTGCATTGGGATGTAGACAGTGGAAAAGCTGAAAAATACCAATGGCCTAACGATGAAATACTAAGATCCCATGGGGCCAAGAATCCAGAAGGTCGAGCAACTAAGCATAGCAGGAATGTTTTGGCATTGGCTGTTAGTACTGATGGTCGGTATTTGGCCAGTGGAGGCTTGGATCGGCATGTTCATTTGTGGGACACTCGTACACGAGAACATATTCAG GCTTTCCCAGGTCATAAAGGTCCTGTCTCATGTTTGACGTTTAGGAAAGGGAGTTCAGAACTTTTTTCTGGTTCATATGATCGATCAATCAAGATATGGAATGTAGAAGATAGAGCTTACATGAACACATTGTTTGGTCACCAAAGTGAAGTGTTAACAATTGATTGTTTGTGGCAAGAACGAGTGCTTGCTGTTGGACGTGATCGGAGCATGCAATTGTTTAAg GTCCATGATGAGTCAAGGCTGATATTTCGTTCTTCTACGTCATCTTTGGAGTGTTGCTGTTTTATTGACAACAGCGAATTTGTGTCCGGATCAGATGACGGAAATATTGAGCTTTGGAGCGTACAAAAGAAGAAGCCTGTGTACATTGTTAAGAATGCTCATACTTTGTCGACTGATGTCAATAATGGTGAACTGAAGGATAATGGAAGAAATTACAATGGTCATATTG CATCTTCCTGGGTAAGTTCAATCGGTGTGTGTAGAGGCAGCGATCTTGCTGCATCAGGGGCTGGGAATGGTTCTGTCCGCTTATGGGCTGTAGAAGGTGCTGGCAAAGGCATCCGGCCCTTGTACGATCTTCCATTG ACTGGGTTTGTAAATTCTCTGGCCTTTGCAAAATCTGGAAAGTTCCTTCTCGCTGGGGTTGGACAG GAACCTCGCCTAGGAAGATGGGGACACAATTCAGCTGCTCGAAACGGAGTTGCAATCCAGCAGTTGAAGCTTTTGTAG